The Hippocampus zosterae strain Florida unplaced genomic scaffold, ASM2543408v3 HiC_scaffold_409, whole genome shotgun sequence genomic sequence TGAGGTAGACCTTCAGGTTGTGCATCTGGGTGCAGCGCAGTAGCAGGTACACCAGCATGAACAGAGCCAGTCCCGCGAAGAAGATCGCCAGGGTTATGTACACGCCTGGGGACTCGCTCACCTCGCTGCCCAGGAACGGGAGCTTGCCGTTCAGCTGCTCGTAGAGGAACAGCACTGACAGCCCGCAGACCAGCACCATCCCTGCCAGGTAGAACACCAGCAGCCCGATCGTCGGCAGGCCCAGCATCACCAGCCCCAGCACCAGCCCTGCCAGCGTCTCGATCCCGATCCCGCCCATGATCGGCAGGAAGCTGCGGGGTAGGATGGCCAGTTCCTCTGAATTTTCGGCCTGGATCAGTTTCTCCACCGAGGCTCGCAGCTCGGGGTTGTTGGTAGGCAGGCACAGGCCTGACGGGTCAGCGACGGGTGGGCTGGCTGGCCGGGCAGTCCCGGAACTGCCCGTTCGGCAGACAGTCCACCAGCCCCGTGTCTTTCTGCGGGCACTCCTGCACACAAACTGACTCGGCAGTGCTCTCGGGGAAGAACAGCAGCGGGTGACCCTCACCACCCTGCCGGCCGCAGATCTGCCTGGAAGTATCCATGGGGAGGCCGAGATTGGGGGTGCTGATGAGCGAGCCCTGGTTGACGGCCAAGAAGAGCAGCCCGAACAAAAGACAGGCCAGCAGGAAGGCGCACCAGCAGTCCGTGCACTCCCGCTCCTCCCTCGGCCCCTTCCTGATCTTGGTCTGAAAGTTTATCTGATCCATTTAAATATCCAGCCCTCCCTGCTCCTGACGAGGCAGGCGTTGTCTGCGGCCGGGCCTGCCGGAGGGCGGGGCTAACGGCCGCAGGGGATGTTGCGCGGCATCGGTAATTTGAATGGTAAAATCGCAGCTGCGGGTGTACAGCCGGCTCAAGCCCGTGGAGGCCGGCGAGCAGGAGGTGCCGCaccgggtggtggggggggcgggccctCGAGGTGCAGTTCACGCGGGGCAGCAAGTCCAGCCCCTTTCCTGAGCTGCACGAGTTCAACTTTAACCGGGTGCTGGAGGCGCACTCGCGGCAGAGCGAGGTGTTCGAGACGGTGGCCAAGCCGGTGGTGCTGAGCTGCCTGAACGGGTACAACGGCACGGTGTTCGCCTACGGGCAGACGGGCTCGGGCAAGACCTACACCATGAGTGGGTCGGACCGCTGGGAGGAGCGCGGCATAATCCCGCGAGTGCTGAGCCTGATCTTCCGGGAGTTCGAGGCGCGGAAGGAGGACGTGGAATACCGGGCGCACGTGTCCTACATGTAGATCTACAACGAGAACGCGTATGACCTGCTGGACAAGAAGCGCAACCTGGACTTCACCATCGAGAACTGGAGCAAGATCCAGCTCTACGAGGACGAGGAGGGCAACTTCAACCTCAGGGGCATGTCCGTCCACGAGTGCCGCACCGAGAATGACGGCATCGAGTGCATGATGGCTGGAAACTACATCCGCCAGGTCAGTTCCACCCCTCTCAACCAGTGCTCCTCCCGCTCCCACTGCGTCTTCACCATCACCCTCGACGGCCGCGAGCTCAAGTCCGGCACCCGCTTCACCGCCAAGCTGCACCTGGTCGACCTGGCCGGCTCCGAGCGCATCTCCAAGACCCATGTCGAGGGCACCTTGCTCCACGAGGCCAAGCACATCAACCTCTCCCTCACCTACCTCGAGCAGGTCATAGTCGCCCTCAACGAGCGCCGCAGGGCCGGCGGCCGGGCCCACGTGCCCTACCGCAACTCCCTCATGACCACCATTCTCCGCGACTCCCTGGGTGGTAACTGCCAGACCGTCATGATCGCCACTCTCAGCCTCGACCTCGAGAACATCGAGGAGACGGTCTCCACCCTGCGCTTTTCGCAGCGGGTGGGCATGCTCGAGAACGAGGTGTCTAAGAACGAGAAGGCGCCGAAGGCGAAGTCCCTTGAACGGCTGGCCCGTGAAAACGAGGAGCTCAAGGCCCGCCTCGATCAGCAGGAGCAGCTGCTCCGGCAGCAGGCCCGGCCGACCGTGCCGCTTTCCGAAGAGGCCGGACTGCGGCTGGTGGGGGACTGGCTGAACGAGGCAGTAGACCTTGAGGTGCACTCTGCGGAGTAAGGCAAGCGCTACCTGCTGTGGGCCAAGAAGATCTACTGCGAGAAGATGCGGGAGTACGTCTCAGAGCTGACCAAGATCCAGCACTCCCTCTACGAGTACGACGAGGAGATCAAGAAGAACGGCGACCGCTCCAAAGAGACCATGAGTGAGAGGGGCTCCAAGAACCACTCCCTCCGGTGAGAGTCACAGGCCCTGTTGTGTACGGTATTTTCGCAGATACTTCTATACGCTCGCCTGCAGCTGCGGGTCGGTCCGCCCCTCCGTCCTCTCGATCTCGCGGGCGATCTCCTCTGCTGTTTGGCCCTCGTGCACCTTGTATTATCGAGTGCTGATCTTTATTTTGAACAGCACCTTTCGTCTGTTTGAGGCCTTGCCGAGGGGCTGCATGAGCCGCTCCTGCGTGTACCGGGACTGCCCGGAGCGCGGCCTgttggcggggtgccggccgtcTCAGGAGGCGGTGCCTGTTCCTTCATACCTTTGTAAGACCGAATCGTTTTCACCTTCCGGGCGTACTCCCTAAAGTTTATCCGGCGGACTGTTGAGCTATCAAGTTTGACTCTGCTTCCCTTGCACTCTTAGGGTACTGCCCTGGCCCGGATGACCACGCTGCACTCGGGGTCATCCTCCTCGGTGAACGAACGGTCAGTCCGGGCTCTAGTCTCATGCAGGGACTTGCGGGGCTTACTCAGTTAGTAATGATTGATGTCGGGGGCGAAGGTGCACTCTTCCATCTCCTCCTCGATCTTCTTGGCGGCGTTGAGACTGCGGCGGTAGTGCATGGCCTTGCCGTATTCGTACATGAGGTCGAAGCGGGTCAGCTCGTTATCTGGGAGGGCCCTGCCTTCCACCAGACTTCGGATGGCAGTGCGGTAGTCCAGGATGACGGTACGGATGCGCCGCAGGAAGCCGAAGTCCTTGAGCTCGCCTGGCTCGAGCCGGAAGAAGCGGGCCTCGAACAGCCGGACGAAGAGGGCTTCGAGCTGGGTCTTGACGGTCATCTCGGGCAGGTCGAACTGGGTGAGCAGCAGCATGGACTCGCCTACCAGCTCGGTGGAAACCTTGTCGTGGCCTGCGGAGACGATCTTGAAGATGCGCCAGAGTTCGGTGACGAAGTCCCGCTGCTCGATGCGGAAGAGGGTCTTGTTCAGTTCCACCCAGTGCTTGAAGGTGTAGTAGCCCTTGCCGGCCTCGTTTTCCAGGACCAGCCCGATCAGCGCCTCCCGCTTCGCGTCCTCCGACATAAAATTATCGCACTCCAATGTAAAGGCCCAACATGCGTCTGTTGTTCAATGCCCGGGGCGTGCCCCGCAAGGGACTCTACCAGGTGGTCTTCCACCAGCAAGGGCATAACTACGTCCAGGGCACCTAGTTCAGCGATCAGGAAAGCCCCAGCTTCAAGAAGCCCGTGCTGACCACTTTCGCTTTCGAGCGCATTCAGCGGGTGACCGTGTGCCTGCGCCACAAGACCAACCGGCAGGACTACTCGATGGCGAAGGCCAAGCTGGGCGACATCATTGGCAGCCGCAACTCAACAAAGCTGTTCGCCTTGTAGAACGGGGCGGAGTTGATCGTCCGGGCAGAGCACATCAGCGAGTACCAAGAGTTCCAGCTGACCAAGACGATCACCCCGCTGGGGGAGGAGGCGCAAGAGGTCAAGGAAGTCGCCATCAAGGAGGACCTCAGACTCACTCTCCAGGCGGTCAAGCTCCACAACCTGGATTCGAAGTTCGACTTCATCAACAAAAGCGATCCTTTCTTCAAACTGCTCAAGGTCAACCTCGACGGGTCCACCGCCATCGCCTACTAGAGCGAGACGGTCCGTAACTCCCTCGACCCTTGCTGGAAGCCAGTCGCCATGCCGCTTCCTGCACTCGTCGAGCGGGAGTCCGGCAAGCCCTTCGTCGTACAGGTCTGGGAcgacaacaagaagaagaagcccgAATTGATCGGCGAGGTCTCTGTCTACTTAAAAAACTTGAAGACAGGTACCCGAACATAGTTTGCTCTCTACAACCCGAACCCCAAGATCAAGCACCCGGGCAGCATCGTCTTCACTGAGTTCCAGATCAGCCAGCAGAAAAAAGAGCGGGTCTATGTCTAGGAGGCGATGTTCCGGCGAGGACTGAGTCTTCCTCCCAGCCT encodes the following:
- the LOC127595125 gene encoding LOW QUALITY PROTEIN: kinesin-like protein KIF6 (The sequence of the model RefSeq protein was modified relative to this genomic sequence to represent the inferred CDS: substituted 1 base at 1 genomic stop codon) is translated as MVKSQLRVYSRLKPVEAGEQEVPHRFTRGSKSSPFPELHEFNFNRVLEAHSRQSEVFETVAKPVVLSCLNGYNGTVFAYGQTGSGKTYTMSGSDRWEERGIIPRVLSLIFREFEARKEDVEYRAHVSYMXIYNENAYDLLDKKRNLDFTIENWSKIQLYEDEEGNFNLRGMSVHECRTENDGIECMMAGNYIRQVSSTPLNQCSSRSHCVFTITLDGRELKSGTRFTAKLHLVDLAGSERISKTHVEGTLLHEAKHINLSLTYLEQVIVALNERRRAGGRAHVPYRNSLMTTILRDSLGGNCQTVMIATLSLDLENIEETVSTLRFSQRVGMLENEVSKNEKAPKAKSLERLARENEELKARLDQQEQLLRQQARPTVPLSEEAGLRLVGDWLNEAVDLEVHSAE